The following proteins are encoded in a genomic region of Takifugu rubripes chromosome 21, fTakRub1.2, whole genome shotgun sequence:
- the mn1b gene encoding transcriptional activator MN1 has protein sequence MFGLEQFGSHINSRNPGQSERKINQARLNMGSHYKSPGFHAGSLPGAVEPGMGPLGEPQMLGLNMNMNGEPYGGFHPRGHTDMHAGGGLQQQQQQQGPMHGFFNNQQPHQGHPHSHQAHSHPTHAHFSGNFGGPEPGSSCLHGGRLMGYNNNGMGPQQGFGDGFDPLAEGQAGDAFPQQQQQQQQQRPGNMPDFQHHGPPSGSHAVPAPCLPLDQSPNRAASFHGLPSSSSSSSESHVVEPRRLPNQGAVEGLDYNFPNEPPSGHFDVHVFSPSESESQLPHYGPGRPVPAGNFPGNPGMPRTPGMQGISKGHQAPPQPQPSPHGMFFERFGNGRKVPMGMEPGVNTRHPLMQQQQQSGLIARQNSCPPGLPRPPQAEPGSTNPNILDGGVMMPGQHNQFEYPIHRLENRGLHPYGDPMFNMQQPAPPPSQQPPNQRLQHFDSPYMNMAKRPRFDFPHAQGGEGWCGGGMDNHLSPSAYPGLPGDFTPPVSEGFPSGPLQHPGPEQQSLQQRQNAAMMIKQMASRNQQQRMRQPSLQQLGHHGDVPPAPMAHGGPGGSMPQPSFDRENSGRMPNIDGQNPHVAQENSWFQGSHPPGDIMSRRMAGAGSDAGPHDMGLQQNGAGMMFRPAMAMQEPMRMPGDGHVQPLHSPGMHSQFSGNMGNLSQMQSPGAGAGHPNAPAERRPADFPAPPMGAQPTFPYGGANRAGPAHSAPQGVSTSPGTYQSQSEFPSGQRASVSKLGALSLGNFSKTSAKDSVFGQSCLAALSTACQNMIASLGAPNLNVTFNKKNQNEGKRKLSQTEQDINSSTSNGTGSAGPEYFQSSSSQNSQMPGTGNSNPKPASQSQTVQGEASALSPNYNMDATPCSEGKTATGSGRGRGRRKRDSGHVSPGIFFSSDNGNPVVSPGQQTSSAGIGERGGGTPHEKHLQSPSWGKGGELMLGDQADLMSSLDSGIQSVAKSDSSSPRVDFPDDVSTHFGNEDEVSSSSDTGGALAANPNRSPMISGSPKMQRSEHGLINGPNPLGMGINNHTTSTPDGYGLNAGGGAGASGVSHPSTPGAEQVRTPSSTSGQEEIHPLEILQAQIQLQRQQFSISEDQPLAMKNSKKNGDCPSQNGDNELAGCSPEAGKSSMGTIDLDTLMAEQHATWYVPSDKAMMDGSEDDKAMGQWEKNKSQNSSKEESELSQSKAAAGAPGAGGGGGSGGNHLQCLSVHCTDELGDSKGRGGPVSSWRSLHSDISNRFGTFVAALT, from the coding sequence ATGTTTGGACTGGAGCAGTTTGGTTCTCACATTAATAGCAGAAACCCTGGCCAGTCGGAGAGAAAAATAAACCAAGCAAGATTGAATATGGGCTCCCATTATAAAAGCCCAGGCTTTCACGCTGGCAGCCTGCCGGGAGCCGTGGAGCCCGGCATGGGTCCTCTGGGCGAGCCTCAAATGCTGGGGCTCAACATGAACATGAACGGAGAGCCATACGGGGGCTTCCACCCGCGGGGCCACACGGACATGCATGCGGGCGGTggacttcagcagcagcagcagcagcaaggacCCATGCACGGATTTTTTAACAACCAGCAACCTCATCAAGGACACCCTCACAGTCATCAAGCTCACTCCCACCCAACCCACGCTCATTTTTCTGGGAATTTTGGGGGCCCCGAGCCGGGGTCATCGTGCCTGCACGGCGGCAGGCTAATGGGCTACAACAACAATGGCATGGGACCGCAGCAGGGCTTCGGAGATGGATTTGATCCTCTCGCGGAGGGACAAGCAGGGGACGCtttcccccagcagcagcagcagcagcagcaacagcgacCTGGTAACATGCCTGATTTCCAGCATCACGGCCCCCCCAGTGGCAGCCACGCTGTACCTGCTCCCTGTCTACCCCTGGACCAGTCACCTAACAGGGCGGCATCCTTTCACGGCCTcccctcgtcctcttcctcctcctccgagtcTCATGTGGTAGAGCCCCGGAGATTGCCTAATCAGGGGGCTGTAGAGGGATTAGATTATAACTTCCCCAACGAGCCTCCTTCTGGACATTTTGATGTGCATGTGTTTTCCCCTTCAGAATCAGAATCTCAGTTACCCCATTACGGGCCAGGAAGGCCAGTTCCTGCTGGGAATTTTCCCGGCAACCCAGGAATGCCACGGACTCCAGGTATGCAGGGCATATCTAAGGGGCACCAGGCGCCACCGCAGCCCCAACCGTCGCCGCACGGAATGTTTTTCGAACGCTTTGGAAACGGCCGGAAGGTGCCCATGGGAATGGAGCCGGGGGTCAACACGAGACATCCTCtcatgcagcagcaacaacagtctGGTTTGATAGCCAGACAGAACTCATGCCCCCCTGGCCTCCCCAGGCCTCCTCAGGCCGAGCCTGGCTCTACAAACCCCAACATTCTGGATGGAGGGGTCATGATGCCCGGCCAACACAACCAGTTTGAATATCCTATTCACAGACTAGAAAATAGGGGTCTGCACCCCTATGGGGACCCCATGTTTAATATGCAACAGcccgctccccctccctcccaacaACCCCCCAATCAAAGACTGCAACATTTTGACTCTCCCTATATGAACATGGCAAAAAGGCCCCGATTTGACTTCCCACATGCCCAGGGTGGGGAGGGCTGGTGCGGCGGCGGCATGGATAATCACCTCTCCCCCTCTGCCTACCCTGGCCTGCCTGGAGACTTCACCCCACCCGTGAGTGAAGGCTTCCCCTCCGGACCCCTGCAGCATCCGGGGCCTGAGCAGCAGTCTCTGCAGCAGCGTCAAAACGCAGCCATGATGATAAAGCAGATGGCGTCCCgcaaccagcagcagaggatgaGACAGCCTAGTCTGCAGCAGCTCGGTCACCACGGCGACGTTCCACCTGCCCCAATGGCTCACGGAGGCCCGGGAGGGAGCATGCCGCAACCCAGCTTTGACAGGGAGAACAGCGGCCGGATGCCCAACATCGACGGACAGAACCCTCATGTTGCTCAGGAGAACTCCTGGTTCCAAGGGTCCCACCCACCGGGAGACATCATGTCACGACGCATGGCTGGAGCAGGCAGTGACGCGGGGCCTCACGACATGGGGCTTCAGCAGAACGGGGCCGGAATGATGTTCAGGCCCGCCATGGCCATGCAGGAGCCCATGAGAATGCCAGGAGACGGGCATGTGCAGCCCCTCCATTCTCCGGGCATGCACTCGCAATTCAGCGGGAACATGGGCAACCTCTCGCAGATGCAGTCACCGGGAGCAGGAGCGGGTCATCCGAACGCACCGGCGGAGAGGCGTCCGGCGGACTTCCCCGCGCCTCCGATGGGAGCGCAGCCAACATTTCCCTATGGAGGGGCTAACCGTGCGGGTCCAGCTCACAGCGCTCCCCAGGGGGTGAGCACCTCACCGGGGACCTACCAGTCTCAGTCCGAGTTCCCCTCGGGCCAGCGGGCATCTGTGAGCAAGCTGGGAGCTCTGTCTCTGGGGAACTTTAGCAAAACTAGCGCTAAAGACAGTGTTTTTGGCCAGAGCTGCCTGGCGGCCCTTTCTACCGCCTGCCAGAACATGATCGCCAGTCTAGGAGCACCCAATCTCAACGTAACGTTCAACAAGAAGAACCAAAACGAGGGCAAGCGAAAACTGAGTCAGACGGAACAGGACATTAATAGCAGCACATCTAATGGGACTGGCAGTGCTGGTCCTGAATATTTTCAGAGCAGCTCTTCCCAGAACAGCCAGATGCCTGGCACCGGGAATAGCAACCCTAAGCCTGCAAGTCAAAGCCAGACGGTGCAGGGGGAAGCCAGTGCCCTCTCCCCAAATTACAACATGGACGCTACCCCATGCAGTGAGGGGAAGACAGCAAcagggagtgggagagggagagggaggagaaaaagagacagtGGACATGTGAGccctggaatttttttttcctctgacaaTGGTAACCCTGTTGTAAGTCCAGGCCAGCAGACCTCCTCGGCTGGCattggggagaggggagggggtaCGCCCCACGAGAAACACCTCCAGTCACCTTCTTGGGGGAAAGGAGGCGAGCTGATGCTGGGGGACCAGGCTGATCTCATGTCTTCGCTCGACAGCGGCATCCAAAGCGTTGCTAAGTCTGACAGTAGCTCGCCACGTGTGGACTTCCCCGACGATGTCAGCACTCACTTTGGCAACGAGGATGAGGTGTCCTCGAGCTCAGACACAGGAGGGGCCCTGGCTGCAAACCCCAATCGCAGCCCCATGATCTCTGGCTCACCAAAAATGCAGAGGAGCGAGCACGGGTTGATAAACGGACCGAACCCCCTCGGCATGGGTATCAACAATCACACTACCTCGACACCAGACGGCTACGGACTGAATGCTGGAGGGGGCGCAGGGGCCAGTGGGGTGAGCCACCCCAGCACTCCTGGAGCAGAGCAGGTACGCACCCCTTCCAGCACCTCTGGCCAGGAAGAAATCCATCCTTTGGAGATTCTGCAGGCCCAGATACAGCTCCAGCGGCAGCAGTTCAGTATCTCTGAGGACCAGCCCCTGGCAATGAAGAACAGCAAGAAGAATGGTGACTGTCCCTCTCAGAACGGAGACAATGAGCTGGCAGGCTGCAGCCCGGAGGCTGGGAAGAGCTCAATGGGCACTATTGACCTTGACACCCTCATGGCAGAGCAGCATGCCACCTGGTATGTGCCCAGTGACAAGGCCATGATGGACGGGTCAGAGGATGACAAGGCCATGGGacaatgggaaaaaaataagagccaaaacagcagcaaagaag